A window of Aliarcobacter trophiarum LMG 25534 contains these coding sequences:
- the metE gene encoding 5-methyltetrahydropteroyltriglutamate--homocysteine S-methyltransferase: protein MSKKYVLGFPRIGEKRELKRVLEEFWAKKVDFNEVEFISKNLRQRHWTYQKEAKIDFISSNDFSLYDNMLDTTVLLGAIPKRFQGLKESELYFTMARGDDTRVAMQMTKWFNTNYHYIVPELEKDTKFSLNSKKVISEYKEAKELGIKTKINLIGAITYLALSNSVDNSDNFLHINRVTSVYKELLEEISKLDDEVVVEFAEPFFAKDVEVKVLSLLKPLYDELSNVSSNIKIVVSTYFEHSNEATRILVNTPIWALSLDFIYGEKNKEVLDLISKSNKILIAGVIDGRNIWKSNFDKKVALLEDISKTISKDRLIVGTSCSLLHVPYSLKYEESLDSDIKSSLAFASEKLIELKLISKIFFNEKLSLDDEAIIKKNKDDIKKREESTRVHKKEIQDEVKNLKKFERADKFEDRIKVQREFFKYDALTTTTIGSFPQTIEIRENRKNYKSKAISKEQYENEIKKYINDCIVFQDEIGLDVLVHGEPERNDMVEYFGEQLDGFIFTKNAWVQSYGSRCVKPPVIFGDVSRPKAMTVDWIKYAQSKTKKVVKGMLTGPVTILNWSFVRDDIARSEVTKQIALAINKEVDDLQNAGIKMIQVDEAAFKEGYPLRIENIKTYEKWAVDNFKLSVSSAKVDTQIHTHMCYSDFNDIIKTIEAMDADVISIETARSGNRLLKIFKETNYKNEIAPGIYDIHSPRVPSVEEMVNQIKALIEVLPKEQLWINPDCGLKTRKWPEVKESLKNLVEAVKIVKQ, encoded by the coding sequence ATGTCAAAAAAATATGTATTAGGATTTCCAAGAATTGGAGAAAAAAGAGAACTTAAAAGAGTTTTAGAAGAGTTTTGGGCAAAAAAGGTTGATTTTAATGAAGTTGAATTTATTTCAAAAAATTTAAGACAAAGGCACTGGACTTACCAAAAAGAGGCAAAAATAGATTTTATCTCATCAAATGATTTTTCACTTTATGATAATATGCTTGATACGACAGTTCTTTTAGGAGCAATTCCTAAAAGATTTCAAGGACTAAAAGAGAGTGAATTATACTTTACAATGGCAAGAGGAGATGATACAAGAGTTGCTATGCAAATGACTAAGTGGTTTAATACAAACTACCACTATATAGTTCCTGAGCTTGAAAAAGATACAAAGTTTTCTTTAAATTCTAAAAAAGTAATAAGTGAATATAAAGAGGCAAAAGAGCTTGGAATTAAAACAAAAATAAATTTAATAGGTGCAATTACATATTTAGCGCTTTCAAATAGTGTTGATAATAGTGATAATTTTTTACATATAAATAGAGTTACTTCTGTTTATAAAGAGTTATTAGAAGAGATTTCAAAACTAGATGATGAAGTTGTTGTGGAGTTTGCAGAACCATTTTTTGCAAAAGATGTAGAGGTGAAAGTACTATCTTTATTAAAACCACTTTATGATGAGCTTTCAAATGTCTCTTCAAATATAAAAATTGTTGTAAGTACATATTTTGAACACTCAAATGAAGCTACAAGAATATTAGTAAATACACCAATTTGGGCTTTATCTCTTGATTTCATTTATGGAGAAAAAAACAAAGAAGTTTTAGATTTAATTTCAAAATCAAATAAAATTTTAATAGCTGGAGTAATTGATGGAAGAAATATTTGGAAAAGTAATTTTGACAAAAAAGTTGCTCTACTTGAAGATATCTCAAAAACTATTTCAAAAGATAGATTAATAGTTGGAACTTCTTGCTCTTTACTTCATGTTCCATATAGTTTAAAATATGAAGAGAGTTTAGATAGTGACATAAAAAGCTCTCTCGCTTTTGCAAGTGAAAAATTAATTGAATTAAAACTTATTTCTAAGATATTTTTTAATGAAAAACTATCTTTAGATGATGAAGCAATTATAAAGAAGAATAAAGATGATATTAAAAAAAGGGAAGAATCAACAAGAGTTCATAAAAAAGAGATACAAGATGAAGTAAAAAATCTCAAAAAATTTGAAAGAGCTGATAAGTTTGAAGATAGAATAAAAGTTCAAAGAGAGTTTTTCAAATATGATGCCCTTACAACTACAACAATTGGCTCATTTCCGCAAACTATTGAGATAAGAGAAAATAGAAAAAACTATAAATCAAAAGCTATTTCAAAAGAGCAATATGAGAATGAGATAAAAAAATACATTAATGATTGTATTGTATTTCAAGATGAAATTGGACTTGATGTTTTAGTTCACGGAGAACCTGAAAGAAATGATATGGTTGAGTATTTTGGAGAGCAGTTAGATGGTTTTATATTTACAAAAAATGCTTGGGTTCAATCTTATGGAAGTAGATGTGTAAAACCACCTGTAATTTTTGGTGATGTAAGCAGACCAAAAGCTATGACTGTTGATTGGATTAAATATGCACAAAGTAAAACTAAAAAGGTAGTAAAAGGGATGCTTACAGGTCCTGTTACTATTTTAAATTGGTCATTTGTTAGAGATGATATTGCTAGAAGTGAAGTTACAAAACAGATAGCTCTTGCAATAAATAAAGAGGTAGATGATTTACAAAATGCTGGAATTAAAATGATTCAAGTTGATGAGGCTGCATTTAAAGAGGGGTATCCACTTAGAATAGAAAATATTAAAACTTATGAAAAATGGGCAGTTGATAATTTTAAATTAAGTGTTAGTAGTGCAAAAGTAGATACTCAAATTCATACTCATATGTGTTATAGTGATTTCAATGATATTATAAAAACTATTGAAGCTATGGATGCTGATGTTATATCTATTGAAACAGCAAGAAGTGGAAATAGACTTTTAAAAATTTTTAAAGAGACAAACTATAAAAATGAGATTGCTCCTGGAATTTATGATATTCATAGCCCAAGAGTTCCAAGTGTTGAAGAGATGGTAAATCAGATAAAAGCTTTAATTGAAGTTTTACCAAAAGAGCAACTATGGATAAATCCAGATTGTGGATTAAAAACAAGAAAATGGCCAGAAGTAAAAGAGAGTTTAAAAAATCTTGTTGAAGCTGTAAAAATAGTAAAACAATAA
- a CDS encoding methyl-accepting chemotaxis protein: MNRLRLRNKIFLILVLPLMAIFMLSSVLIFEKVEKVLNMSKTSSYINFTIEISKLLENLQKERKLSINYIDSYGSKRKDDLKNQIELSKLSQEKLEIFINSFYLIKKDKKLFEKYEIFKTNISLIDKKRKEVEDLSKSSKDIEVFYNQSISNLISFFDELLIYSNSKELIAASKTYISIIDIIEKTYKEADLIKNIFDRNFISNANYNNFISLIIFQDANINELRKNLTIEQLNFLNNKLENKIFLDIDDFRRAIFLKNEKDNILNSIRDNIGYGGMIHNYKDFILTNEEDILNKIQQNHTRILRALKDYEKLHHTKEEESFLKDIQTVIDIYMSKAFSNDYLEDTQNLDNKILKALNTLSKNIYGVDKDSWEEVSNSKIEIFDDIKNKIVEDTLSYIKISTKKLDSQIIIFLISLVLLMVLIFLIILIMTSKVTKSIKKFENNLNQFFSYSMKEKDEIELNQIEGKDEFALMTKNMNVQVSKIEKIIENDKNVILEITDIMEKVNNGFFEYTIKTKSSTKELQTLVEIINKMIERTRLKIDSLNLLLNSYAQGDYILKEDDNNIKGMYGDFGILSNSTIILGQSSSQLIAMITNAGEKLEQNTKILTNFSNELSISSSNQAQSLKQSSAALEQITQNIKHNNENMNQMLQISDELNQDSIRGSKYASQTFLSMDEISKKVKAINEAITVIDQIAFQTNILSLNAAVEAATAGEAGIGFAVVANEVRNLATRSAKAAKEIKELVESANLVTIDGKNNVDTMIKGYENLALKISETKDIIHNVTIFSKEQELGIVKINETVSKLDYTTQKNADTALNIDRLSNEVSALSNKLLQITSASKIDKKYYEMVENVDLIKEISTYKNEHLNFKKQYFKLLNRYENCKVEDCKSCNMGRWILLCEDKNEIFVKDERWKVLKENHQKLHEKMQEYMTQNSKRVENKILKNSAIEIEDITIKIFDNLNDILYLSSKL, translated from the coding sequence ATGAATAGGCTAAGACTTAGAAACAAAATTTTTCTAATTTTGGTTTTGCCACTTATGGCAATTTTTATGTTGTCATCTGTATTGATTTTTGAAAAAGTTGAGAAAGTTTTAAATATGAGTAAAACATCAAGCTATATTAATTTTACAATTGAAATATCTAAACTTCTAGAAAATTTACAAAAAGAGAGAAAGCTATCTATAAATTATATAGATAGTTATGGTAGTAAGAGAAAAGATGATTTGAAAAATCAGATAGAGCTAAGTAAGCTATCTCAAGAGAAGTTAGAAATTTTTATAAATAGTTTTTATTTGATAAAAAAAGATAAAAAACTGTTTGAGAAATATGAGATTTTTAAAACTAATATTTCACTAATAGATAAAAAACGAAAAGAGGTAGAAGATTTATCAAAAAGCAGTAAGGATATAGAGGTTTTTTATAATCAGAGCATATCAAATTTAATATCTTTTTTTGACGAACTTTTAATATATTCAAACAGTAAAGAGTTAATAGCAGCATCTAAAACTTATATTTCAATAATAGACATTATAGAAAAAACATATAAAGAGGCAGATTTAATTAAAAACATTTTTGATAGAAATTTTATATCAAATGCAAATTATAATAACTTTATCTCCTTAATAATTTTTCAAGACGCAAATATAAATGAACTAAGAAAAAACCTAACTATTGAGCAACTTAATTTTTTAAATAATAAATTAGAGAATAAAATATTTTTAGATATAGATGATTTTAGAAGAGCAATATTTTTGAAAAATGAAAAGGATAATATTTTAAATAGCATAAGAGATAATATAGGATATGGTGGAATGATTCATAACTATAAAGACTTTATTTTGACAAATGAAGAAGATATATTAAATAAGATACAACAAAATCATACAAGAATTTTAAGAGCTTTAAAAGATTATGAAAAACTTCACCATACAAAAGAGGAAGAGAGTTTTTTAAAAGATATTCAAACTGTAATAGATATATATATGTCAAAGGCTTTTAGTAATGATTATTTAGAAGATACACAAAATTTAGACAATAAAATTCTAAAAGCACTAAATACTCTTTCTAAAAATATTTATGGAGTAGATAAAGATAGTTGGGAAGAGGTATCAAATAGTAAAATAGAGATTTTTGATGATATAAAAAATAAGATAGTAGAAGATACTCTATCTTATATAAAAATAAGTACAAAAAAACTTGATAGCCAAATTATAATTTTCTTAATATCTTTAGTTTTACTTATGGTTTTGATATTTTTAATAATTTTAATAATGACAAGCAAGGTTACAAAATCTATAAAAAAATTTGAAAACAACTTAAATCAGTTTTTCTCTTACTCTATGAAAGAGAAAGATGAGATAGAGTTAAACCAAATAGAAGGAAAAGATGAGTTTGCTTTAATGACTAAAAATATGAATGTGCAGGTTTCAAAGATAGAAAAAATTATTGAGAATGACAAAAATGTTATACTTGAAATTACAGACATTATGGAAAAAGTAAATAATGGATTTTTTGAATATACAATAAAAACTAAATCCTCTACAAAAGAGTTACAAACATTAGTAGAGATTATAAATAAAATGATAGAGAGAACCAGATTAAAAATTGATAGCTTAAATCTCTTATTAAATAGCTATGCTCAAGGTGATTATATTTTAAAAGAAGATGATAATAATATAAAAGGTATGTATGGAGATTTTGGGATATTATCAAATTCAACTATTATTCTGGGTCAATCTTCTTCACAATTAATTGCTATGATTACAAATGCTGGAGAAAAACTTGAACAAAATACAAAAATCTTGACAAACTTTTCAAATGAACTATCTATTTCATCATCAAATCAGGCACAATCTTTAAAACAATCTTCAGCTGCTTTAGAACAAATAACTCAAAATATTAAACACAATAATGAGAATATGAATCAAATGTTACAAATATCAGATGAGTTAAATCAAGATTCAATAAGAGGAAGTAAATATGCATCACAAACCTTTTTATCAATGGATGAGATTAGCAAAAAAGTAAAAGCAATAAATGAAGCAATTACTGTAATTGACCAAATAGCATTTCAAACAAATATTCTTTCATTAAATGCAGCAGTAGAAGCAGCAACAGCTGGAGAAGCAGGAATTGGTTTTGCAGTAGTTGCTAATGAGGTTAGAAATTTAGCAACAAGAAGTGCAAAAGCAGCAAAAGAGATAAAAGAGTTGGTTGAAAGTGCAAATCTTGTGACAATAGATGGTAAAAATAATGTTGATACTATGATAAAAGGTTATGAAAATCTAGCTTTAAAAATCTCTGAAACAAAAGATATAATCCATAATGTAACAATTTTTAGCAAAGAGCAAGAGTTGGGAATAGTAAAAATAAATGAAACAGTTTCAAAACTTGATTATACAACACAAAAAAATGCAGATACTGCTTTGAATATAGATAGATTATCAAATGAAGTATCAGCTTTATCTAATAAATTACTACAAATTACATCAGCTTCAAAAATAGATAAAAAATATTATGAAATGGTAGAAAATGTAGATTTAATAAAAGAGATATCAACTTATAAAAATGAACATCTAAATTTCAAAAAGCAATACTTTAAGCTTTTAAACAGATATGAGAATTGTAAAGTAGAAGATTGTAAAAGTTGTAATATGGGGAGATGGATACTTTTATGTGAAGACAAAAATGAGATTTTTGTAAAAGATGAAAGGTGGAAAGTTTTAAAAGAAAACCATCAAAAATTACATGAAAAGATGCAAGAGTATATGACACAAAATTCAAAAAGAGTAGAGAATAAAATCTTAAAAAATAGTGCAATAGAGATAGAAGATATAACAATAAAGATTTTTGATAACTTAAATGACATATTGTATTTAAGCTCAAAACTTTAG
- a CDS encoding DUF350 domain-containing protein, with translation MEFSLFLNFLGFFFTATILVIAFLYLYSIVTPYDDYSLIFKESNIAAALGFSGAIIGVSIPLYSALENSVSYFDFAIWGVIAIIIQLAYAFIVTRISGKYSFNDKINEGVVSVGILMAFLSICIGLLNAGSMSY, from the coding sequence ATGGAATTTAGTTTATTTTTAAACTTTTTAGGCTTTTTCTTTACGGCAACTATTTTAGTAATTGCTTTCTTGTATTTATACTCTATAGTTACACCATACGATGATTACAGTCTTATTTTTAAAGAGAGTAATATTGCAGCAGCTTTAGGTTTTTCTGGAGCAATAATTGGTGTTTCTATACCACTTTATAGTGCACTAGAGAATTCAGTATCATATTTTGATTTTGCTATTTGGGGTGTTATTGCTATTATTATTCAATTAGCTTATGCTTTTATAGTTACAAGAATCAGTGGAAAATACTCTTTTAATGATAAGATAAATGAAGGTGTTGTTTCTGTTGGTATTTTAATGGCATTTTTATCAATTTGTATTGGTCTTTTAAATGCTGGATCTATGAGCTACTAA
- a CDS encoding flavin reductase family protein: MILDYKNVNDLDRYKIMSGSIVPRPIAWIVTEDDGVLNAAPFSYFIPISTNPALVIVAIGKKEDGSDKDSLANILKTKKATICFPNKDNVEQVQKCATPLCKSESEVEKFQIDVKKELDDYPPMISSTQTALFCEYYDTYNIEGDTTPVILKINFQYIEDDRINERNHTKIESIGRVGVTFKAMVDL; encoded by the coding sequence ATGATTTTAGATTACAAAAATGTAAATGATTTAGATAGATATAAGATAATGTCAGGAAGCATAGTTCCACGACCAATTGCTTGGATAGTTACAGAAGATGATGGAGTTTTAAATGCAGCGCCATTTTCATATTTTATCCCAATCTCTACAAATCCAGCTTTGGTAATTGTAGCTATTGGGAAAAAAGAAGATGGAAGTGATAAAGATAGTTTAGCAAATATTTTAAAGACAAAAAAAGCAACTATTTGTTTTCCAAATAAGGATAATGTTGAACAAGTGCAAAAGTGTGCTACCCCTTTATGCAAAAGTGAAAGTGAAGTAGAGAAGTTTCAAATTGATGTAAAAAAAGAGTTGGATGATTATCCACCAATGATAAGTTCTACGCAAACAGCACTTTTTTGTGAATACTACGATACATACAATATTGAAGGTGATACAACACCTGTTATTTTAAAAATAAATTTCCAATATATAGAAGATGATAGAATAAATGAGAGAAACCATACAAAAATTGAGAGTATTGGAAGAGTAGGGGTTACTTTTAAAGCGATGGTTGATTTGTAG
- a CDS encoding MFS transporter: MKHYFLFLRDNQIIRGLSLVNFIASFGAWFSTVAIYTMVVEFGSSNLAIAIVTAMHFLPAILIAPFSGAIIDRVKIKPLMVFLLFIELSMTACFLLISNSSQLWLLLIFIFIRMSAASMFFSSEMSLLAKIASGKELQTANEIQSIIWSFTYAVGMATSGFIVNLYGVKSAILIDVVIFIIAFFVFIQIKINLEYKKVEEKILELMLDGLRYIRNNKIIIHLIILHASVGLTSYDALITILAKNEYKELIAVPLAIGLSNATRAVALMIGPLFLNKIINRENLQYLLAFQGVTIIAWAFVQKDFYLSLGALFFVGFSTAFLWSYTYAFLQNRCEKRYLGRVISYNDMFFMLANVLTTLFIGFMANITTTTIITICLGVAFLIYSFYYNKIKSYI, encoded by the coding sequence TTGAAACACTATTTTCTATTTTTAAGAGATAATCAAATTATTAGAGGCTTATCTTTGGTTAATTTTATAGCATCATTTGGAGCTTGGTTTTCCACAGTTGCTATTTATACTATGGTTGTAGAGTTTGGTTCGAGCAATTTAGCAATTGCAATAGTTACAGCCATGCACTTTTTACCAGCAATTTTAATAGCCCCTTTTAGTGGAGCAATAATTGATAGAGTTAAGATAAAACCACTTATGGTCTTTTTACTTTTTATTGAGTTATCTATGACAGCTTGTTTTTTGCTAATTTCTAACTCTTCACAGTTGTGGCTACTTTTAATATTTATATTTATTAGAATGAGTGCAGCTTCTATGTTTTTTTCAAGTGAAATGTCACTTTTAGCAAAAATTGCAAGTGGAAAAGAGCTTCAAACTGCAAATGAGATACAATCGATAATTTGGTCATTTACCTATGCAGTTGGAATGGCAACTAGTGGATTTATTGTAAATTTATATGGAGTAAAGAGTGCTATTTTAATAGATGTTGTTATCTTTATCATAGCTTTTTTTGTTTTCATACAAATTAAAATAAATCTTGAGTATAAGAAGGTAGAAGAGAAAATTCTTGAGCTTATGCTTGATGGTTTAAGATATATAAGAAACAATAAAATTATAATTCATCTAATAATTTTACATGCAAGTGTTGGTCTTACTTCTTATGATGCTTTGATTACTATTCTAGCAAAAAATGAGTATAAAGAGCTAATAGCAGTTCCTCTTGCTATTGGCTTATCAAATGCAACTAGAGCAGTTGCCCTTATGATTGGACCACTATTTTTAAATAAGATTATAAATAGAGAAAATCTTCAATATCTTTTAGCATTTCAAGGAGTTACAATAATAGCTTGGGCATTTGTTCAAAAAGATTTTTATCTCTCTTTGGGAGCTCTATTTTTTGTAGGTTTTAGTACAGCTTTTTTATGGTCATATACATATGCTTTTTTACAAAATAGATGTGAAAAGAGATATTTAGGAAGAGTAATATCTTATAATGATATGTTTTTTATGTTAGCAAATGTATTAACAACTTTGTTTATTGGTTTTATGGCAAATATTACAACTACAACTATTATTACAATTTGTTTAGGAGTTGCTTTTTTGATATACTCTTTTTACTATAATAAAATAAAAAGCTATATATAA
- the flhA gene encoding flagellar biosynthesis protein FlhA produces MKFNFKVLFSRDLIAVALFLSMLAIIIIPLNQVAIDFFISISLALSFLILLISLYIQKPADLTTFPTLLLILVIFRLALSIATTRSILADGHNGPEAVSTIISAFGEFVVGGNMVIGVVIFIILVLINFMVVTKGATRVAEVTARFTLDSMPGKQMAIDADLNAGFIDDKEAQERRKALITEANFYGAMDGSSKFVKGDAVAGIIITVVNIIGGLLVGIFQHDLGASEAANIYTILTIGDGLVAQIPALLTSTATAIIITRSNTDDERFATRAVNQLLKDTKSLILVGIGLMLFALVPGFPTGILMTMGLLMAALGYIIVMMEKGEDNIITRFFKPQVIKKIEKPEDLKEKKRAAAVPDESQSIETVMKLEVLELKLGIRLLQLVQGNSELLDKIKAIRKNIAAELGFIIPQIRISDDTNLGANEYQFYLKRIPIVKGRIEVDKLLAMGGLSSESLDGIKVKEPVFNLDAIWIAKDLKEEALMKGFTVVDAPTIISTHISEIIRKFAEDIITRQDIVDIIDRLKKDFPIVVEEAMKVASYGSLLKVCKDLLHEKIPIVDMLTIIEAIADIAEFTKAPEILLEHVRAKLFRLITQKYKDSDGVLHIVTIKPELEQQFIGKLQEQHGASQLMLSISEINNLVTKTKQLLDEIEKKGFSKVAMVVDPVLRKRISEIYEKFGLVIPVLSHAELDSKANFAIEGTLEF; encoded by the coding sequence ATGAAGTTTAATTTTAAGGTTCTTTTCTCTAGGGATTTAATAGCAGTAGCATTGTTCTTATCAATGCTTGCTATTATTATAATCCCTTTAAATCAAGTTGCTATTGACTTTTTTATATCTATCTCTTTGGCACTATCGTTTTTAATTTTATTAATCTCTTTATATATTCAAAAACCGGCAGATTTGACCACTTTCCCAACACTTTTATTGATACTTGTTATCTTTAGGTTAGCCCTTAGTATTGCAACAACAAGGTCTATTCTAGCAGATGGTCACAATGGACCAGAAGCAGTAAGTACTATTATTTCAGCCTTTGGAGAGTTTGTTGTTGGTGGTAATATGGTTATTGGAGTTGTTATTTTTATAATCTTAGTTTTAATCAACTTTATGGTTGTAACAAAGGGTGCTACAAGGGTTGCTGAGGTAACAGCTAGGTTTACACTTGACTCAATGCCTGGGAAACAAATGGCAATTGATGCTGATTTAAATGCTGGATTTATAGATGATAAAGAGGCTCAAGAGAGAAGAAAAGCACTTATAACTGAGGCAAATTTCTATGGAGCAATGGATGGATCTTCAAAATTTGTAAAAGGTGATGCGGTTGCTGGAATTATTATTACAGTTGTAAATATTATAGGTGGACTTTTAGTTGGTATTTTCCAGCATGATTTAGGAGCTAGTGAAGCTGCAAATATATATACAATTTTAACTATTGGGGATGGTTTAGTTGCTCAAATCCCAGCTCTTTTAACATCAACTGCAACTGCTATTATAATAACAAGATCAAATACAGATGATGAGAGATTTGCAACAAGAGCAGTAAATCAACTATTAAAAGATACAAAATCTTTGATTTTGGTTGGAATTGGTCTAATGCTTTTTGCACTAGTTCCAGGTTTCCCAACAGGAATTTTGATGACTATGGGGCTTTTAATGGCAGCTTTAGGTTATATTATTGTTATGATGGAAAAAGGTGAAGATAATATCATTACTAGATTCTTTAAACCACAAGTTATTAAAAAGATTGAAAAACCAGAAGATTTAAAAGAGAAAAAAAGAGCAGCAGCTGTTCCTGATGAGAGCCAAAGTATAGAGACCGTTATGAAACTTGAAGTTTTGGAGTTAAAGTTAGGAATTAGACTTTTACAATTAGTCCAAGGAAACTCTGAACTTCTTGATAAAATAAAAGCGATAAGAAAAAATATAGCAGCAGAGTTAGGGTTTATTATTCCACAAATTAGAATATCAGATGATACAAATTTAGGAGCAAATGAGTATCAGTTTTACTTAAAAAGGATTCCAATAGTAAAAGGAAGAATAGAGGTAGATAAACTTTTGGCAATGGGTGGATTATCAAGTGAAAGTCTTGATGGGATAAAAGTAAAAGAGCCTGTTTTTAATCTTGATGCAATTTGGATAGCAAAAGATTTAAAAGAGGAAGCTTTGATGAAAGGTTTTACAGTTGTAGATGCTCCTACAATTATCTCAACTCATATATCTGAGATTATTAGAAAATTTGCTGAAGATATTATTACAAGACAAGATATAGTTGATATTATAGATAGACTTAAAAAAGATTTCCCAATTGTTGTAGAAGAGGCTATGAAAGTGGCTTCTTATGGAAGTTTATTAAAAGTTTGTAAAGATCTTCTTCATGAGAAAATTCCAATTGTTGATATGCTTACAATCATTGAAGCAATCGCTGATATTGCAGAGTTTACAAAAGCACCAGAGATACTATTAGAGCATGTAAGAGCAAAACTATTTAGACTTATTACTCAAAAATATAAAGATAGTGATGGAGTTTTACATATAGTTACAATAAAACCTGAGCTAGAACAACAGTTTATAGGTAAACTTCAAGAGCAACATGGAGCTAGTCAGTTGATGCTTAGTATTTCAGAGATAAATAACCTTGTAACAAAGACAAAACAGCTTTTAGATGAGATTGAGAAAAAAGGCTTCTCAAAAGTTGCTATGGTTGTAGATCCAGTTTTACGAAAAAGAATATCAGAAATTTATGAGAAATTTGGTTTAGTAATTCCTGTTTTATCTCATGCAGAACTTGATTCAAAAGCTAACTTCGCAATAGAGGGAACATTAGAGTTCTAA
- the flgL gene encoding flagellar hook-associated protein FlgL, translating into MISLDSTNYRLGNMDRYQSKLNFQMGGRKLQFGSDDSVTFGRLVHTDDKIKTQTGIKAQIERADVLNKTSDTAMKEVKNLLEKIKAEELIKANTSTTSIEGLEAIAKVIEGYKQNIFDLANTQTEGQYVFAGSDASIKPFSMDASGKVTYNGDSSLRKIAIDDGSYRERGINGIDAFFYVANSGLKGDTLSFKENDKIIDQDGKEWMFDSVANTLTKTNWDGSTETLTVTPPVAPSTEYTTTLPNVDGTKFEAKRSTFDMLDDAIKSLRGLDALGNPTLTYEERRAGISEAIDNATKSYDSAIIAHSDLGAKNKTFEVSQERLESRITQLKALDIELGNSNLSEVAVELKSLEISYAALYSTINRTFELSLVNFMR; encoded by the coding sequence ATGATTTCATTAGATTCAACAAATTATAGATTGGGGAATATGGATAGATACCAATCAAAGCTAAATTTCCAAATGGGTGGAAGAAAGCTACAGTTTGGTAGTGATGATTCAGTTACTTTTGGAAGATTAGTTCATACAGATGATAAGATAAAAACTCAAACAGGTATAAAAGCACAAATAGAAAGAGCAGATGTTTTAAATAAAACATCTGATACTGCTATGAAAGAGGTTAAAAATCTTTTAGAGAAGATAAAAGCTGAAGAGTTAATAAAGGCAAATACTTCAACTACGAGTATAGAAGGACTTGAAGCCATTGCAAAGGTTATAGAAGGATACAAACAAAATATATTTGATTTAGCAAATACTCAAACAGAAGGTCAGTATGTTTTTGCAGGAAGTGATGCTTCTATTAAACCATTTTCAATGGATGCTTCTGGAAAAGTAACATACAATGGAGATTCAAGTTTAAGAAAAATAGCAATAGATGATGGCTCTTATAGAGAAAGAGGAATAAATGGAATAGATGCTTTTTTTTATGTAGCAAATAGTGGTTTAAAAGGAGATACTCTTAGTTTTAAAGAGAACGATAAAATCATAGATCAAGATGGAAAAGAGTGGATGTTTGATAGCGTAGCAAATACACTTACAAAAACAAATTGGGATGGTTCAACTGAAACATTGACAGTTACTCCACCAGTTGCTCCATCAACTGAATATACAACAACTTTACCAAATGTAGATGGAACAAAATTTGAAGCAAAAAGAAGTACTTTTGATATGCTAGATGATGCAATTAAGAGTTTAAGAGGATTAGATGCTTTAGGTAATCCTACATTAACTTATGAGGAGAGAAGAGCTGGAATTTCAGAAGCTATAGATAATGCAACAAAATCTTATGATAGTGCAATAATCGCACACTCAGATTTAGGAGCAAAAAATAAAACTTTTGAAGTGTCTCAAGAGAGATTAGAGTCTAGGATTACTCAGTTAAAAGCATTGGATATAGAACTAGGTAATTCAAATTTATCAGAGGTAGCTGTAGAGTTAAAATCTCTTGAAATATCATATGCCGCACTATATTCAACAATTAATAGAACATTTGAGTTGTCTTTAGTTAATTTTATGAGATAA